From the Mastacembelus armatus chromosome 14, fMasArm1.2, whole genome shotgun sequence genome, one window contains:
- the gusb gene encoding beta-glucuronidase, whose protein sequence is MTKSGTSRVELFTERSKMPSSGRHWAIRVLCLFCVVSDAVCVLNTGMLFPRESSSREVKDLSGLWVFRADKSPDRNQGFDEAWYKSRLEQTGPVIDMPVPASYNDITQDYTLRDFIGWVWYEREVVVPTRWIADEGTRVVLRVGSAHYYSVVWVNGVKVTEHEGGHLPFEAEIGSLIRKDPTMLCRITIAVNNTLTLQTLPPGTIQHMTDRTMYPDGFFVQNIYFDFFNYAGIHRPVLLYTTPKAYVDDITVVTDFSDNTGLVRYKVSVQGAAPATLKVTLVDKDGHCVVSSSEPSGVLKVVDVKLWWPYLMHDTPGYLYSMEVRLMAADHRRTYEDVYTLPVGIRRVNVTSTQFLINNKPFYFHGVNKHEDSDIRGKGLDWPLIVKDFNLLKWLGANSFRTSHYPYAEEILQMCDRHGIVVIDECPGVGIKDIRSFGNTSLAHHLDVMDELVRRDKNHPSVVMWSVANEPAAEMPPAENYFKTLIKYTKALDPTRPVTYITDSNYARDRGAPYVDVICVNSYFSWYHDPGHVEVIPIQLHTQFENWFGKYEKPIIQSEYGADVVSGLHSDPPMMFTEEYQKVVLQNYHDVFDQKRKQYVIGELIWNFADFMTAQGVTRVVGNKKGIFTRQRQPKAAAFILKERYWRLANETGRLPPWTKYPCSL, encoded by the exons ATGACAAAATCAGGAACGAGCCGCGTGGAGTTATTTACCGAGCGGTCAAAGATGCCTTCCTCCGGTAGACACTGGGCGATCCGTGTTTTGTGCCTGTTTTGCGTTGTGTCGGACGCGGTCTGTGTGCTGAACACCGGGATGCTCTTCCCCCGAGAGTCTTCGTCCAGAGAGGTGAAGGACCTCAGCGGGCTGTGGGTCTTCAGGGCGGATAAGTCCCCAGACAGGAACCAGGGCTTCGACGAGGCATGGTACAAAAGCCGCCTGGAGCAG ACTGGCCCGGTGATTGACATGCCAGTTCCAGCCAGCTACAATGACATCACACAGGACTACACACTGAGAGATTTCATTGGCTGGGTGTGGTATGAGCGAGAGGTAGTGGTGCCTACACGCTGGATCGCCGATGAGGGAACAAGAGTGGTTCTCAGAGTGGGAAGTGCTCACTATTATTCAGTGGTG TGGGTGAATGGGGTGAAAGTGACAGAGCATGAAGGTGGCCATCTTCCATTTGAGGCTGAGATAGGCAGCTTAATCCGCAAGGACCCCACTATGCTGTGCAGGATCACCATCGCCGTCAACAACACCCTGACCCTGCAGACTCTTCCTCCAGGAACAATCCAGCACATGACCGACCGCACCAT GTACCCTGATGGTTTTTTTGTGCAAAACATCTACTTTGATTTCTTCAACTATGCTGGGATACATCGTCCTGTATTGCTCTACACTACCCCCAAGGCTTATGTAGATGACATCACTGTGGTGACTGACTTCTCGGATAACACTG GTTTAGTCAGATACAAAGTATCAGTCCAAGGTGCCGCTCCAGCCACCCTGAAGGTCACTTTAGTGGACAAAGATGGACACTGTGTGGTCTCCTCCAGCGAGCCATCTGGAGTGCTCAAAGTAGTCGATGTCAAGCTGTGGTGGCCGTACTTGATGCATGACACCCCGGGTTATCTTTACTCTATGGAG GTTCGTTTAATGGCAGCCGATCACAGACGCACGTATGAAGATGTGTATACACTACCAGTTGGCATTCGCAGAGTTAATGTTACCAGCACCCAGTTCCTGATCAACAACAAGCCCTTCTATTTCCATGGGGTCAATAAACATGAGGACTCTGAT ATTCGAGGTAAAGGCTTAGACTGGCCCCTGATTGTCAAGGACTTTAACTTATTGAAGTGGCTGGGGGCCAACTCATTCCGCACCAGCCATTACCCCTACGCTGAGGAGATCCTGCAGATGTGCGACCGACATGGCATTGTGGTGATAGATGAGTGCCCAGGGGTGGGCATTAAAGACAT TCGCAGTTTTGGAAACACCTCCCTCGCCCATCACCTGGATGTCATGGATGAGCTTGTTCGTCGGGATAAGAACCATCCCTCTGTGGTCATGTGGTCAGTAGCCAACGAGCCAGCTGCAGAGATGCCCCCTGCTGAAAACTATTTCAA GACCTTGATAAAATATACCAAAGCTCTGGATCCTACCCGGCCCGTCACATATATCACAGACAGCAACTATGCCAGAGACAGAGGG GCTCCTTATgtggatgtaatctgtgtaAACAGCTATTTTTCCTGGTACCATGACCCAGGCCATGTGGAGGTCATCCCCATCCAGCTCCACACTCAGTTTGAGAACTGGTTTGGAAAGTACGAGAAACCCATCATCCAGAGTGAATATGGAGCAGATGTGGTGTCGGGGCTTCACAGT GATCCGCCCATGATGTTCACTGAGGAGTACCAGAAAGTAGTCCTGCAGAACTATCACGACGTGTTTGACCAGAAAAGGAAGCAGTATGTTATTGGTGAACTCATCTGGAACTTTGCAGACTTCATGACTGCCCAAG